In one Candidatus Omnitrophota bacterium genomic region, the following are encoded:
- the dnaB gene encoding replicative DNA helicase, which produces MQKVSDLILEKVPPQNLEAEMSVLGSMLIEEEAISRVVELLDELHFYKGSHQKIFSAVINLYDSGKAVDLITLTEKLKKDNSLEKIDGAAYLATLVNSVPTAANVVHYAKIVKEKALLRSLINTCTRLVTEGYGSNQDVDQLLDKAEHAIFDITQRKIEGRFIQFKDIIKDSIETIDKLYQKKENVTGVPSGFHSLDVKTAGFQPSDLIIVAGRPSMGKSSLACCIIEHVSVIEKLPIAIFSLEMSKEQLVQRMLCSHARIDAHKVRTGYLSQSDWPRLTAAAGKLSEAPVFVDDTPGISALELRAKARRLKAQHDIKLIVLDYLQLMQGPKKSENRQQEISEISRSLKALAKELDTPLIAVSQLSRAVESRADHRPQLSDLRESGSIEQDADLVLLLLREEYYQATEENKGLSEVIIAKQRNGPVGSLKLAFIKEYTRFENLAVREE; this is translated from the coding sequence GTGCAAAAGGTATCTGATTTAATTTTGGAGAAGGTCCCTCCTCAGAATTTAGAAGCCGAAATGAGCGTTTTGGGATCTATGTTAATAGAAGAAGAGGCTATCTCCAGGGTTGTCGAGTTATTGGATGAGCTCCATTTTTATAAAGGCAGCCACCAAAAGATATTTTCGGCCGTTATCAATTTATATGATTCCGGGAAAGCAGTTGATCTAATTACTCTGACTGAAAAATTAAAAAAAGATAATTCATTGGAAAAGATAGACGGGGCAGCCTATCTTGCTACATTGGTTAACAGCGTTCCTACTGCAGCCAATGTGGTTCATTATGCCAAGATAGTCAAAGAGAAAGCCTTGCTAAGAAGCTTAATCAATACCTGTACCCGCTTGGTAACTGAAGGCTATGGAAGCAACCAGGATGTAGATCAGCTTTTAGATAAAGCCGAACACGCTATTTTTGACATTACTCAGCGTAAAATCGAAGGCAGATTTATTCAGTTTAAGGATATTATTAAAGACAGCATTGAAACCATTGACAAGCTTTATCAGAAAAAAGAAAACGTGACCGGAGTGCCCAGCGGTTTTCACTCGCTTGATGTTAAGACTGCCGGTTTTCAGCCTTCTGACTTGATAATTGTTGCCGGCCGGCCTTCTATGGGCAAGAGTTCTCTTGCTTGCTGTATTATCGAACATGTCAGCGTAATAGAAAAACTTCCGATAGCTATTTTTAGTTTGGAAATGAGTAAAGAACAATTGGTCCAGCGAATGCTCTGCTCTCATGCCAGGATCGATGCTCATAAAGTACGTACCGGCTATTTATCTCAATCTGATTGGCCGAGGCTTACTGCTGCTGCAGGTAAGCTCAGCGAAGCCCCGGTATTTGTTGATGACACGCCGGGTATTTCAGCGTTAGAGCTTAGAGCAAAGGCCAGAAGGTTAAAAGCCCAGCATGATATAAAGCTGATAGTTCTTGATTATCTGCAGTTGATGCAGGGTCCTAAGAAATCTGAGAACAGACAGCAGGAGATTTCAGAAATTTCCAGATCTTTAAAAGCCCTGGCTAAAGAGCTGGATACTCCTCTGATTGCGGTTAGCCAGCTCTCCCGGGCAGTGGAGTCCAGGGCAGATCACCGGCCGCAATTATCCGATCTTAGAGAATCAGGTTCAATCGAACAAGATGCTGATTTAGTTTTACTTTTGCTAAGAGAAGAATACTATCAGGCAACAGAGGAAAATAAAGGCCTGTCTGAAGTAATAATCGCAAAACAGAGAAACGGGCCCGTAGGTTCGTTAAAACTTGCCTTTATTAAGGAATATACCCGGTTTGAAAATTTGGCAGTTAGAGAAGAATGA
- the rplI gene encoding 50S ribosomal protein L9 gives MEIILTEDVGKLGKSGDVVKVKDGYARNFLIPKKLAFPITPQNLKIAQHKKKLKFVKKESEKLKAVELAEKLAAVSCTIPMPVGENDKLFGIVTGAHISEAFETEGVSVDKKKIEIAAPIKKLGVFTVFIKLHPEVTQKVKIWVVKE, from the coding sequence ATGGAAATTATACTGACAGAAGATGTAGGCAAATTAGGAAAATCAGGTGATGTTGTAAAAGTGAAAGATGGATATGCCAGGAACTTTCTCATTCCCAAAAAACTCGCTTTTCCGATTACGCCCCAAAACTTAAAAATTGCCCAGCATAAAAAAAAGTTGAAATTCGTTAAGAAAGAAAGTGAAAAACTAAAGGCGGTTGAGCTTGCGGAAAAACTGGCAGCTGTTTCTTGCACAATTCCGATGCCGGTTGGCGAAAATGATAAATTATTTGGAATAGTTACTGGAGCTCATATCTCGGAGGCTTTTGAAACAGAAGGAGTTTCCGTTGATAAGAAAAAGATTGAGATAGCCGCGCCGATTAAGAAATTAGGGGTCTTTACGGTTTTTATTAAACTTCATCCCGAGGTTACCCAGAAAGTCAAGATCTGGGTTGTTAAGGAATGA
- the rpsR gene encoding 30S ribosomal protein S18 codes for MAVMKRSGRKFDKTKSGRKSKFKTQFFKKKFCRFCVGKAPSIDYKDLNILQKFITERGKITPRRISGNCARHQRQITVAIKRARHIALLPYVAE; via the coding sequence ATGGCAGTTATGAAAAGATCAGGCAGGAAATTCGACAAAACAAAAAGCGGAAGAAAAAGTAAATTTAAGACCCAGTTTTTCAAGAAAAAATTTTGTCGATTTTGTGTTGGTAAAGCACCCAGTATTGATTATAAGGACTTGAACATACTTCAGAAGTTTATTACCGAACGAGGCAAGATTACCCCGAGGAGAATATCTGGAAACTGCGCCCGGCATCAGCGACAGATAACTGTAGCGATCAAAAGGGCAAGACATATCGCCCTTCTGCCATACGTGGCTGAGTGA
- a CDS encoding single-stranded DNA-binding protein has translation MASLNRVFLIGRLTRDPDLRYLPSGTAVVSFGLATSRVYTTQAGEKKEETCFVRIISWGKQAEICNQYLSKGRLIFVEGRLQYRAWETPDGKKRSSLEVRANRIQFLERAKGQEVAGESSQEIVEPSSFEQGEQPIALEPKGIQNSGKKFEDEVPF, from the coding sequence ATGGCTAGTTTAAACAGGGTTTTTTTAATAGGACGGTTAACCAGGGACCCTGATCTGCGCTATCTTCCCAGTGGGACGGCGGTGGTCTCCTTTGGTTTAGCGACCAGCAGGGTTTATACTACCCAGGCTGGGGAAAAGAAAGAAGAGACATGTTTTGTCAGAATCATTAGCTGGGGTAAGCAGGCCGAAATTTGCAATCAATATTTAAGTAAAGGAAGATTAATATTTGTAGAAGGCCGTTTGCAATATCGGGCATGGGAGACGCCCGATGGTAAAAAACGCAGCAGCTTAGAAGTCAGGGCCAATAGAATCCAGTTTTTGGAACGAGCTAAAGGTCAGGAGGTTGCTGGTGAATCTTCGCAGGAAATAGTTGAACCTTCCTCTTTTGAGCAGGGTGAGCAGCCGATAGCTTTAGAACCCAAAGGAATCCAAAATTCAGGAAAGAAGTTCGAAGATGAAGTGCCTTTTTAA